In Streptomyces sp. NBC_00878, a single window of DNA contains:
- a CDS encoding aminopeptidase P family protein — protein MSEALNPETPEAVLDDDADQADEEKPIKLRKNGLYPGVSDELAESMKSGWADTELHGLEPIPQAAYTAARRAALSARFPGERLVIPAGNLKTRSNDTEYPFRASVEYAYLTGNLTEDGVLVLEPTSGGHKATIYLLPRSDRENGEFWLSGQGELWVGRRHSLTEAEQVYGIPASDVRALTDALREATGPVRVVRGYDAGVEAALTDKVTAERDEELRVFLSEARLVKDEFEAGELQKAVDATARGFEDVVKVLDKAEATSERYIEGTFFLRARVEGNDVGYGSICAAGPHACTLHWVRNDGPVRSGDLLLLDAGVETHTLYTADVTRTLPINGTYSEIQKKIYDAVYEAQEAGIAAVRPGAKYRDFHDASQRVLAEKLVEWGLVEGPVERVLELGLQRRWTLHGTGHMLGMDVHDCAAARVETYVDGTLEPGMCLTVEPGLYFQADDLTVPEEYRGIGVRIEDDILVTEDGNRNLSAGLPRRSDEVEAWMASLKG, from the coding sequence GTGTCGGAGGCGCTCAACCCGGAGACCCCGGAAGCTGTGCTTGACGATGACGCCGACCAGGCGGACGAAGAAAAGCCGATCAAGCTGCGCAAGAACGGCCTGTACCCGGGCGTGTCCGACGAGCTGGCCGAGAGCATGAAGTCCGGCTGGGCCGACACCGAGCTGCACGGCCTGGAGCCGATCCCGCAGGCCGCGTACACCGCCGCCCGCCGTGCCGCGCTCTCCGCGCGCTTCCCGGGCGAGCGCCTGGTGATCCCCGCGGGCAACCTGAAGACCCGCTCGAACGACACGGAGTACCCCTTCCGTGCCTCGGTCGAGTACGCGTACCTGACCGGCAACCTGACCGAGGACGGCGTCCTGGTCCTGGAGCCGACGTCGGGCGGCCACAAGGCCACGATCTACCTGCTGCCGCGCTCCGACCGCGAGAACGGCGAGTTCTGGCTCTCCGGCCAGGGCGAGCTGTGGGTCGGCCGCCGCCACTCCCTGACCGAGGCCGAGCAGGTGTACGGCATCCCGGCCTCCGATGTCCGCGCGCTCACCGACGCGCTGCGCGAGGCGACCGGCCCGGTGCGGGTCGTACGCGGCTACGACGCCGGCGTCGAGGCGGCGCTCACCGACAAGGTGACCGCCGAGCGCGACGAGGAGCTGCGCGTCTTCCTCTCCGAAGCGCGGCTGGTCAAGGACGAGTTCGAGGCCGGCGAGCTGCAGAAGGCCGTCGACGCGACGGCCCGCGGTTTCGAGGACGTGGTGAAGGTCCTCGACAAGGCGGAGGCCACGTCCGAGCGCTACATCGAGGGCACGTTCTTCCTGCGCGCGCGGGTCGAGGGCAACGATGTCGGGTACGGCTCCATCTGCGCCGCGGGGCCGCACGCGTGCACGCTGCACTGGGTGCGCAACGACGGTCCCGTGCGTTCCGGGGACCTGCTCCTGCTCGACGCGGGCGTGGAGACCCACACGCTCTACACCGCCGACGTCACGCGCACGCTGCCGATCAACGGCACGTACAGCGAGATCCAGAAGAAGATCTACGACGCCGTGTACGAAGCCCAGGAGGCCGGTATCGCGGCCGTGCGGCCGGGCGCCAAGTACCGCGACTTCCACGACGCCTCGCAGCGCGTACTGGCCGAGAAGCTGGTCGAGTGGGGGCTCGTCGAGGGCCCTGTGGAGCGCGTTCTGGAGCTGGGGCTCCAGCGTCGCTGGACGCTGCACGGCACCGGTCACATGCTCGGCATGGACGTCCACGACTGCGCGGCCGCGCGCGTGGAGACGTATGTGGACGGCACGCTGGAGCCGGGCATGTGCCTGACCGTCGAGCCGGGCCTGTACTTCCAGGCGGACGACCTGACCGTGCCCGAGGAGTACCGGGGCATCGGCGTCCGCATCGAGGACGACATCCTCGTCACGGAGGACGGCAACCGGAACCTGTCCGCCGGGCTGCCTCGCCGGTCGGACGAGGTCGAGGCGTGGATGGCGTCCCTGAAGGGCTGA
- a CDS encoding copper chaperone PCu(A)C: MAAALALAGCGDSDSGSSEPELSVGSAYMPQPVSDSMAAGFLVIANDSGADDRLSSVTSDIAGEVTLHTTSGQSMTEVKNLDIPAHGKLVLESGGNHLMFEKLKRKPKEGDKVSLELHFTESGTMKVEMPVMPPTYRPKASTKSSTQSFMQSSAQSSKTSHH; encoded by the coding sequence ATGGCGGCGGCGCTGGCCCTGGCGGGCTGCGGCGACTCGGACTCCGGCTCGTCGGAGCCCGAACTGTCCGTCGGCTCGGCCTACATGCCGCAGCCGGTCTCGGACTCCATGGCGGCCGGCTTCCTGGTCATCGCCAACGACAGCGGAGCCGACGACCGGCTGTCCTCCGTCACCAGCGACATCGCCGGGGAGGTCACCCTCCACACGACCTCCGGTCAGTCGATGACCGAGGTCAAGAACCTCGACATCCCCGCGCACGGCAAGCTCGTCCTGGAGAGCGGCGGCAACCACCTCATGTTCGAGAAGCTGAAGCGCAAGCCGAAGGAGGGCGACAAGGTGTCCCTGGAGCTGCACTTCACCGAGTCCGGGACGATGAAGGTCGAGATGCCGGTGATGCCCCCCACCTACCGGCCGAAGGCATCCACCAAGTCGTCCACGCAGTCGTTCATGCAATCGTCCGCGCAGTCGTCCAAGACGTCGCACCACTGA
- a CDS encoding ATP-binding protein, with the protein MSIWWSLHLRREAASVPLARRLLLGTMESAGVDPDISYDLSVALSEACANAVEHGGESVHGEFVEAYRVTAYLDGEKCRIEVADSGPGFPSGRGRAPVRTAHSDAENGRGLGLIQELADHVHIGNKPGRGGAVVSFDKMLKWREDTPLVAT; encoded by the coding sequence ATGAGCATCTGGTGGTCCCTCCATCTCCGGCGTGAGGCGGCGAGCGTGCCGCTCGCCCGGCGCCTGCTGCTCGGCACGATGGAGTCGGCGGGGGTGGACCCGGACATTTCCTACGATCTCTCCGTCGCGCTGAGCGAGGCCTGCGCCAACGCCGTCGAGCACGGGGGCGAGTCCGTCCACGGGGAATTCGTCGAGGCCTACCGGGTCACGGCCTATCTGGACGGTGAGAAGTGCCGCATCGAAGTGGCCGACTCCGGGCCCGGGTTCCCGTCGGGACGGGGGCGCGCCCCCGTCCGCACCGCCCACAGCGACGCCGAGAACGGCCGGGGCCTGGGTCTGATCCAGGAACTCGCCGACCACGTCCACATCGGCAACAAGCCCGGCCGGGGCGGCGCGGTGGTCAGCTTCGACAAGATGCTGAAGTGGCGCGAGGACACGCCGCTGGTGGCCACGTAA
- a CDS encoding SCO family protein, with amino-acid sequence MRKKTYATAALFAAAALTLSACGSGDDADNAVAEVSAEAGSDKAATVLDKPFEKPDLVLTDTHGKQYDLRKETKGKPTLIYFGYTNCPDVCPLTMNNIAVAEKQLAQNKQLSQAEKDSLRIVFVTTDPERDTAAALGKWLKGIDPDVVGLTGSFATIQGGARTLGISIEAPKKDKNGKVVSMHGTQVIAFSPKTDGGYVLYGEDATVDDYTKDLPKLIKGEKP; translated from the coding sequence ATGCGCAAGAAGACGTACGCCACGGCCGCGCTGTTCGCCGCGGCCGCCCTGACCCTTTCCGCCTGCGGCAGCGGTGACGACGCCGACAACGCCGTCGCCGAGGTGTCCGCCGAAGCCGGCTCGGACAAGGCCGCGACGGTCCTCGACAAGCCGTTCGAGAAGCCGGACCTCGTCCTCACCGACACACACGGCAAGCAGTACGACCTCCGCAAGGAGACCAAGGGCAAGCCGACCCTGATCTACTTCGGCTACACCAACTGCCCCGACGTCTGCCCGCTGACGATGAACAATATCGCCGTCGCCGAGAAGCAGCTGGCCCAGAACAAGCAGCTGTCGCAGGCCGAGAAGGACTCGCTCCGCATCGTGTTCGTCACCACCGACCCGGAGCGGGACACCGCCGCCGCGCTCGGCAAGTGGCTCAAGGGCATCGACCCCGACGTCGTCGGCCTGACCGGGTCCTTCGCCACGATCCAGGGCGGTGCCCGGACGCTCGGCATCTCCATCGAGGCGCCGAAGAAGGACAAGAACGGCAAGGTCGTCTCGATGCACGGCACCCAGGTCATCGCCTTCTCCCCGAAGACCGACGGCGGTTACGTGCTGTACGGCGAGGACGCCACCGTCGACGACTACACCAAGGACCTCCCCAAGCTGATCAAGGGCGAGAAGCCGTGA
- a CDS encoding YcnI family protein: MKASRIAATGAVAATAVLVLSGPAFAHVSVQPEGTAAKGGYATVNFKVPNERDDASTTKIEVNFPADHPLASVMPQAVDGWTVKVTKSKLAKPLELHGEKINEAVTKVTWTASGKGIQPGYFQKFPLSIGALPDDTDELVFKAIQTYSNKEVVRWIETPKEGAEEPETPAPVLALSAAEADHHGSASAASDDSGEADDAKAAASTSTTEASSPAGSDTTARVLGVVGIVVGVAGVAFGVLAGRRRTTA; this comes from the coding sequence ATGAAGGCTTCCCGTATCGCCGCGACCGGTGCCGTCGCAGCGACCGCCGTCCTCGTCCTGTCCGGTCCCGCGTTCGCGCACGTCAGCGTGCAGCCCGAGGGCACGGCCGCCAAGGGCGGTTACGCGACCGTCAACTTCAAGGTGCCGAACGAGCGCGACGACGCCTCGACCACCAAGATCGAAGTGAACTTCCCGGCCGACCACCCGCTCGCCTCCGTCATGCCGCAGGCCGTCGACGGCTGGACCGTCAAGGTCACCAAGTCCAAGCTCGCCAAGCCGCTCGAACTGCACGGCGAGAAGATCAACGAGGCCGTCACGAAGGTCACCTGGACCGCCTCCGGCAAGGGCATCCAGCCCGGCTACTTCCAGAAGTTCCCGCTCTCCATCGGCGCGCTGCCCGACGACACCGACGAGCTGGTGTTCAAGGCGATCCAGACGTACTCCAACAAGGAGGTCGTGCGCTGGATCGAGACCCCGAAGGAGGGCGCGGAGGAGCCCGAGACGCCGGCTCCGGTGCTCGCGCTGTCCGCCGCCGAGGCGGACCACCACGGGTCCGCCTCCGCCGCTTCCGACGACTCCGGAGAGGCCGACGACGCGAAGGCGGCCGCCAGCACCTCGACGACCGAGGCCTCTTCTCCTGCCGGCAGCGACACCACGGCCCGCGTGCTGGGCGTCGTGGGCATCGTCGTCGGCGTGGCGGGCGTGGCGTTCGGCGTTCTCGCCGGTCGTCGGCGTACCACCGCGTAA
- a CDS encoding triphosphoribosyl-dephospho-CoA synthase has protein sequence MSRREDETLAHAAVTALTGHLALAPKPGLPDPRDLGARVTGEDHCSLRWSAKALAPGLAAMAAAARRTGSATPELRAELGAIGRSTEHSVALAGGGHRGALWVLGLLVAAAALEPRATGRDLAATAKLIAAHPDRRAPRRPSRGSSVSAQYGAAGARGEARAGFPHVRRALDALATARSAGVSEPYARLDALLTVMSTLQDTELLYTVGPRGLRHVQAGARGVLEAGSTSTEAGRIALAAFDDDLHARAWSPRGSGGLLAGALFVDSLPVTASSPVLAA, from the coding sequence ATGAGCAGGCGCGAGGACGAGACGCTCGCCCACGCCGCCGTGACCGCGCTGACCGGGCACCTGGCGCTGGCCCCCAAGCCCGGACTGCCCGACCCGCGCGATCTCGGCGCTCGCGTGACCGGTGAGGACCACTGCTCCCTGCGCTGGTCGGCCAAGGCGCTGGCGCCGGGCCTCGCGGCGATGGCGGCGGCCGCCCGCCGCACCGGCTCGGCGACACCGGAACTGAGGGCGGAGCTCGGCGCGATAGGGCGCTCCACCGAACACTCGGTGGCGCTGGCGGGCGGCGGCCACCGAGGCGCTCTGTGGGTGCTCGGCCTGCTGGTCGCCGCGGCGGCCCTGGAACCCCGTGCCACCGGGCGCGACCTGGCCGCGACCGCCAAGCTGATCGCGGCGCACCCCGACCGGCGGGCCCCGCGACGGCCCTCCCGGGGCTCGTCGGTCTCCGCGCAGTACGGCGCGGCGGGCGCGAGGGGCGAGGCCAGGGCCGGATTCCCGCACGTGCGGCGGGCGTTGGACGCGCTGGCCACGGCCCGCTCGGCGGGCGTCTCCGAGCCGTACGCCCGGCTCGACGCCCTGCTGACCGTGATGTCGACGCTCCAGGACACGGAGTTGCTCTACACAGTGGGTCCGCGCGGGCTGCGGCACGTCCAGGCGGGTGCCCGCGGGGTCCTGGAAGCGGGCAGTACGTCCACCGAGGCGGGCCGCATCGCGTTGGCCGCCTTCGACGACGACCTCCACGCGCGCGCGTGGAGCCCCCGCGGAAGCGGCGGGCTGCTCGCGGGGGCCCTGTTCGTGGACTCGCTGCCGGTGACGGCCAGTTCACCGGTACTGGCCGCCTGA